In Bubalus kerabau isolate K-KA32 ecotype Philippines breed swamp buffalo chromosome 4, PCC_UOA_SB_1v2, whole genome shotgun sequence, one DNA window encodes the following:
- the LOC129651521 gene encoding interferon alpha-H-like, whose product MAPAWSLLPALLLLSCNAICSLGCHLPHTHNLANRRVLTLLRQLRRVSPSSCLQDRNDFAFPQEALGGSQLQKAQAISVLHEVTQNTFQLFSTEGLATTWDQSLLDKLRAALDQQLTDLQACLRQEEGLRGAPLLKEDASLAVRKYFHRLTLYLQEKRHSPCAWEVVRAQVMRAFSSSTNLQERFRRKD is encoded by the coding sequence ATGGCCCCAGCCTGGTCCTTACTCCCggccctgctgctgctcagcTGCAATGCCATCTGCTCTCTGGGCTGCCATCTGCCTCACACCCACAACCTGGCCAACAGGAGGGTCCTGACACTCCTGCGACAACTGAGGAGggtctccccttcctcctgcctgcaGGACAGAAATGACTTCGCATTCCCCCAGGAGGCGCTGGGTGGCAGCCAGTTGCAGAAGGCTCAGGCCATCTCTGTGCTCCACGAGGTGACCCAGAACACCTTCCAGCTCTTCAGCACAGAGGGCTTGGCCACCACGTGGGACCAGAGCCTCCTGGACAAGCTCCGCGCGGCACTGGATCAGCAGCTCACTGACCTGCAAGCCTgtctgaggcaggaggaggggctgcGAGGGGCTCCCCTGCTCAAGGAGGACGCCAGCCTGGCTGTGAGGAAATACTTCCACAGACTCACTCTCTATCTGCAAGAGAAGAGACACAGCCCTTGTGCCTGGGAGGTTGTCAGAGCACAAGTCATGAGAGCCTTCTCTTCCTCAACAAACTTGCAGGAGAGATTCAGGAGAAAGGACTGA
- the LOC129651519 gene encoding interferon omega-1-like, translating into MAFVLSLLMALVLVSYGPGGSLGCDLSRNHVLVGRKNLRLVGQMRRLSPHFCLQDRKDFALPQEMVEGGQLHEAQAFSVLHEMLQQTFNLFHTERSSAAWDTTLLEQLRTGLHQQLDDLDTCLGQVIGEEDSALGRMGPTLAVKRYFQGIHVYLKEKEYSDCAWEIVRMEIMRSLSSSTNLQERLRMTDGDQN; encoded by the coding sequence ATGGCCTTCGTGCTCTCTCTACTGATGGCCCTGGTGCTGGTCAGCTACGGCCCGGGAGGTTCCCTGGGCTGTGACCTGTCTCGGAACCATGTGCTGGTTGGCAGGAAGAACCTCAGGCTCGTGGGCCAAATGAGGAGACTCTCCCCTCACTTCTGTCTGCAGGACAGAAAAGATTTCGCTTtgccccaggagatggtggagggcgGCCAGCTCCACGAGGCCCAGGCCTTCTCTGTGCTCCATGAGATGCTCCAGCAGACCTTCAACCTCTTCCACACAGAGCGCTCCTCTGCTGCCTGGGACACCACCCTCCTGGAGCAGCTCCGCACTGGACTCCATCAGCAGCTGGACGACCTGGACACCTGCCTGGGGCAGGTGATAGGAGAGGAAGACTCTGCCCTGGGAAGGATGGGCCCCACACTGGCCGTGAAGAGGTACTTCCAGGGCATCCATGTCTACCTGAAAGAGAAGGAATACAGCGACTGCGCCTGGGAAATAGTCAGAATGGAAATCATGAGATCTTTGTCTTCATCAACCAACTTGCAAGAAAGGTTAAGAATGACGGATGGAGACCAGAATTAA
- the LOC129651518 gene encoding interferon omega-1-like has translation MAFLLSLLMALVLVSYGPGGSLCCDLSQNHVLIGRENLRLLGQMRRLSPRFCLQDRKDFAFPQEMVEGGQLQEAQAISVLHEMLQQTFNLFHTERSSAAWDTTLLEQLRTGLHQQLDDLDACLGQVMGEEDSALGRTGPTLAVKRYFQGIHVYLKENQYSNCAWEIVRVEIMRSFSSSTNLQERLRMMDGDLSSP, from the coding sequence ATGGCCTTCCTGCTCTCTCTACTGATGGCCCTGGTGCTGGTCAGCTATGGCCCGGGAGGATCCCTGTGCTGTGACTTGTCTCAGAACCACGTGCTGATTGGCAGGGAGAACCTCAGGCTCCTGGGCCAAATGAGGAGACTTTCCCCTCGCTTCTGTCTGCAGGACAGAAAAGACTTCGCTTTCcctcaggagatggtggagggtgGCCAGCTCCAGGAGGCCCAGGCCATCTCTGTGCTCCACGAGATGCTCCAGCAGACCTTCAACCTCTTCCACACAGAGCGCTCCTCTGCTGCCTGGGACACCACCCTCCTGGAGCAGCTCCGCACTGGACTCCATCAGCAGCTCGATGACCTGGACGCCTGCCTGGGGCAGGTGATGGGAGAGGAAGACTCTGCCCTGGGAAGGACGGGCCCCACACTGGCCGTGAAGAGGTATTTCCAGGGCATCCATGTCTACCTGAAAGAGAACCAATACAGCAATTGTGCCTGGGAAATCGTCAGAGTGGAGATCATGAGATCCTTCTCTTCATCAACCAACTTGCAAGAAAGGTTAAGAATGATGGATGGAGACCTGAGCTCACCTTGA